The window GGGGTCCTTCTGTGAATGACGGTCGGCCTTCTCGGACCGTGATGCTGCGGTGCTGTCTGGGCGAACTAGAAGGCCACGGCGGATGCGCCTTTGAGTGCAAGTCGTGCTCTAGCCTCCTCGGGAGAAGCAATCTCGATCCCGAGTGAGTCCAGCGTGGCACGGATCTTCTTCACCTGTGAGGCATTCGAAGGGGCAAGCGTGCCTTTGCCGATGTAAAGGCTGTCTTCCAGACCGACGCGCACATTGCCACCCCTGAGCGCGCCGGACGTGGCGAGCGGCATTTGGCTGCGCCCGGCCGCCATGACGGACCACTCGTAAGCGTCGCCGAAGAGTTTGTCGGCGATGTGTCTGGCGTGATTGAGGTTGTCGATGTCCGCCCCAATGCCGCCCAGAATGCCAAAGACGGTCTGAACAAAGAGCGGTGGCTTTACCAGCTTTCTATCGAGGAAGTGCGCCAGCGAGTAGAGATGGCCAATGTCGTAGCACTCGAACTCGAAGCGTGTCCCATGGCCATCCCCGAGTTCGTGGAGAATGTATTCGATGTCCTTGAATGTGTTGCGGAAGATTCCGTCACGGGATCCTTCGAGATAAGGCGCCTCCCAGTCATGCTTGAGGTCCTTGTACTTCTCCAGCATCGGAAAGAGCGCGAAGTTCATGGAGCCCATGTTCAGCGAACACATCTCCGGCGACGCACGTCGTGCGGCTGCGAGCCGTGCGTCTAATGTCATCCACTGCGCGCCGCCTGTCGTGATATTGATGACTGCGTCGGTGCGCTCCTTGATTGCCGGGAGGAACTCCATGAACGTTCGGGGGTCTGCCGACGGCTGGCCGTTCGCGGGATCCCTGGCATGCAGGTGCAGGATCGCCGCGCCAGCCTCGAATGCCTCGATGCCACTGTGGGCGATCTCCGCGGGCGTGATGGGCAGGTGCGGACTCATGCTGGGTGTGTGGATGCTTCCGGTCACGGCGCAGCTGATGATGACCTTCTTTTGGGGGGGGTTCACTTGGGTTCCTTTTTGGACGACCGCGGTTCCGCGGCAGTCTGGGCACGTATCACTGCAAGGGAGAAAACGGAGCGGGGACGTAGATGGCCGTCTGGGCGCGCTTCATCCACTGGAGCGAACCACGTGGAGGCCACCAGCCTTTGGCGAGAGCGTCGGCGCGGACGGCCTGGCGCTGGTCCAGCGAGGTGTACGGCCAGATATGCACGATCCGCTTGGGTTCCGCAAGCGCGTGCATTACGATGACGAGCGGCGACAGCGAGATGCGGTCGGGCACCGCGGCCTGCCAGGAGGCAATTGAGGCGGGCAGGGATTCCGGATCCTCGTTGAGGTGATAGGTCCGGATCTCGTAGAAGCGGCCTAGCTCGCCCTTCACGACCGGCTCGATGCCGGGGAAGCTGGCGTAGGCGTCCTGCTGGACTGCGACCACCTTTGTAGCGGCGTCCGCAGGGAACCGGAGCTCCGCACCTCCCAGTGGCTCAGCCTCCATTGCCTCGGCCGATCGGAAGCTTCGCAGCACTGCGATTTCGTTGAGAAGTCCGACTTCCGCGACCCAGCAGCCGATCAGTGAAGCCGCCTTTCGCCTAGCAAGCGCCTTCTCTAGCGCGCCCAGCACAGCTGCCACACTGCCAGGGACGCATTCGATTGTGGCCAGATGGAAGATCATTTGGTTTGCAAGGTGATTGGTTGGGTTCAGAAACTCGGCATGCACTCAGGAACGCCAGCGCAGCAGGTGCGCTTCGCAGCGCTGAAGCAAGGCGTTCGTGACGAGGCCGATGAGTCCAAGTAGCGCGATGCCGGCAAACAGGTCGGCTGATTGGTACGATCTTCCGGCCAGGAGGATGGCCGTTCCAAGGCCCGGTTGACCCGAGAGCATCTCGCCCACGATGGACAGGATCAGGGCGATCGTCATCGATACCCTCATGCCCCCCAGAATGTCCGTCACGGCATTCGGCAAGCCGATCTTCAATACGTACTCCAGCTTGCCAAGCGCCAGCACCCTCGAGACCTCCTTGAGGCGCGGGTCAACAGATGCGAAGCCATGGACGGTGGCTAGAAGGGTGGGCCAAAGCGAACCGAAGGCAACCACGCCTATCACCATCCCGGGAGTGAGGCCAAAGAAAACGATCGCAACGGGGACGACTGCTGACGCTGGCAGGGGGCGTACGAACTCCAGCAGGGGGTTCAGGTAGAGCGCCCCTTCTTCCCAGACACCTAGCAAGGCGCCGATCAGCACCGCGATCAGGCTGGCGAGCAGCCATCCCCAGATCATCCTCATCAACGTCTCAATGGCTTGATGTGCGAGGTCGCCTTCGGTGAATCCCCAGTGAAGCGCGTCGAAAGCGCCTCGCGGCGTTGGCAGATAGATCTTGGGGACGAGCCCGCTTGCAGTGGCGGCATGCCAGAGCAGCCCCAGGAGCACGAGCCCGCCGAGCGCGAATGAGAGTCGGGCGAGCACCTTCATCGCGCTTCCTTTGCAAGTGCATTGCCGACGCCGAGGCCCGCCAGGAGATGGCGCTGGACGGCGACCAGCGCGGAGTTCAGCAGCCAGCCAAGCAGGCCGACCCAAAACAAATAGGCGAGCATGTCGGCTGGTTTGAGCGCTGTCTGGGAAGTCACAAGGCCGTAGCCGAGGCCTTGGGGATTGGCCACGATTTCGACCGTTACCGCGACGACCAGCGCAAGCCCGATCGCAAGGCGGAGCGCGACGATCAGCCGCGGCGCTGCGGCCGGCAAGAAGATCTTGAATACTCTTTGGGCCGTTCCGAGTTGCAGCACGTCCGCCACCTCCAGCAAGCGTCGGTCGACGCCGGCAATGGCGCTTTGCGCGAGGATCAACACGGGCCAGAAGGTAGCGAAGCCGACGATCGCACTTTCCATCTTCACTCCGAAGCCAAAGGCCATCATGGACAGCGGGATCAAGGCGACGGAGGGCATCGGCCTGAGCAGCTCGATCGGCCAATTCAGCAGCCGCGCGGCATTTGGCGACACGCCGAGAAGCAGTCCACCCGCAAGCCCCAACAGCGCACCGTAGCAAAGGCCCACCCCGGCGCTGACGATGGTTTGGAGGGTCCTTGTGAGCAGCACGCCATTGGTCAGGAGTTCGGCGATGGAGGCCACCACGTCGCTCGGCGGGACCAAGGTGTCGCTGGAACTGGCCCAGGTACGCGCCGTGAGCTCCCAGATCACCACGAGGCAGACGGGAACGACAAGGCCTTTGGCTATGCTCATGCGTGCTCCCCCTGCATCAGTCCGTAGAGTTCCCTGCGCATGCGCAGGAATTCCGGATCTTCACGTGTGGTCAACTGATGGCGCGGCCGTGGAAGGGGCGCATCGACGATCCGCTCGATGCGGCTAGGATGTGACGCAAGCGCGATCACTTCGTCTCCCAGATAGATGGCCTCTTCCAGGTCGTGCGTTACGAACATCACGGTGATGTGCCGCTCGGCAGCAATGGCCAGGATCTCGTCCTGCAGCGATTGCCGAGTCATCGCATCGAGTGCGCCGAAGGGCTCATCCATCAGCAGCAGGCGTGGCTCTTGCGCCAGGCAACGGGCAATCTGCACCCGCTGCTGCATGCCACCGGACATCTGGCTGGGAAACTTCTTCGCGTGATCGCGAAGTCCAACGGTCTTGAGCAATGCATGGATCCTGTCGGCGCGCTCGGACATGGGCACTTTCGCGGCTTCAAGTGCCAATGAGACGTTCGCGTAAACGTTTCGCCACGGGAGCAAGGCCCGGCCATAGTCCTGGAAGACAACGGCCATGTCGCGCCTTGGCCCGGCCAGCGGCGCGCCGCCAAAATCGATGGTGCCGCTCGACGGCGCCACCAGGCCTGCGGCCACGCGCAATACGGTGGTCTTGCCGCAGCCCGAAGGGCCGATGACACATGCAAACTTGCCACTTGGGATCTTGAAGGAGATCCTGTCGAACACCGGCCGACCCGCGTAGGCGACGGAGACGTCGCGGAAGGTCAGCGTGGCCGCGCCTTCTGCGTTCTTGCTATTGCGCATAGAGGCGTCCCACATCCACGCTGTTGCGCAGCATTCCTTGCTCGCGCATCATCTTGATGGTCTCTTCCAGCGCGGGCCGGTCAGACGACGTCATGAGTTGCGGCATCGGAATCCGATTTGCAAGATCAGGCGGCATGCCCGTGAACTTGGCGATGTAGGCCTTGGCCTTTTCTGGATTGGCTTCGGCGAAGGCGACGCCTCGCTTCAGTGCGTCCCTGAACTTTGCGATGGCCTCTGGATGCGTTTTGGCGTAGTCTCGAGTCGAGATGTAATAGAAGATGGGAAGCGGGCGCTCGAAGTTGGAGACCATCGGCGTGACTACATAGCCGATGCTCGCTTCGTTCATGCGTCCCAGCATCGGTTCAGCGGTGACGACGGCATCGACGCTGCCGCCGCGGATCAGATCGGCATGCTGGGGAAAGCCGCTTTCCACGAACGTCACCCGGCGCTGGTCGACGCCATTGAGGCTCAGCCACTTGCGAAACCATACGTGGAGGATCGCGCCGACACCGGGAACCCGACCTTCTTCCCGAGGAAATCCTGGGCCTTCTGGATACCCGAGCCGTTTCTCGCAAAGACAGCAAAGTTCTTGCTGGTCTTCGCGCCGACACTTCCCTCTGCAATGATCACGAGGTCCAGGCCACCATCGACAGCTTGCAGGAAAGTGGTGGTCGTGATGGTGGCGATCTGGACTGCCTCGGATTGCAGTGCCGGTGGCATGGATGGATTGAGTGGAATCAGCTGCAG is drawn from Variovorax sp. PBS-H4 and contains these coding sequences:
- a CDS encoding 3-keto-5-aminohexanoate cleavage protein; this encodes MNPPQKKVIISCAVTGSIHTPSMSPHLPITPAEIAHSGIEAFEAGAAILHLHARDPANGQPSADPRTFMEFLPAIKERTDAVINITTGGAQWMTLDARLAAARRASPEMCSLNMGSMNFALFPMLEKYKDLKHDWEAPYLEGSRDGIFRNTFKDIEYILHELGDGHGTRFEFECYDIGHLYSLAHFLDRKLVKPPLFVQTVFGILGGIGADIDNLNHARHIADKLFGDAYEWSVMAAGRSQMPLATSGALRGGNVRVGLEDSLYIGKGTLAPSNASQVKKIRATLDSLGIEIASPEEARARLALKGASAVAF
- a CDS encoding ABC transporter substrate-binding protein, with translation MESGFPQHADLIRGGSVDAVVTAEPMLGRMNEASIGYVVTPMVSNFERPLPIFYYISTRDYAKTHPEAIAKFRDALKRGVAFAEANPEKAKAYIAKFTGMPPDLANRIPMPQLMTSSDRPALEETIKMMREQGMLRNSVDVGRLYAQ
- a CDS encoding ABC transporter permease, whose amino-acid sequence is MKVLARLSFALGGLVLLGLLWHAATASGLVPKIYLPTPRGAFDALHWGFTEGDLAHQAIETLMRMIWGWLLASLIAVLIGALLGVWEEGALYLNPLLEFVRPLPASAVVPVAIVFFGLTPGMVIGVVAFGSLWPTLLATVHGFASVDPRLKEVSRVLALGKLEYVLKIGLPNAVTDILGGMRVSMTIALILSIVGEMLSGQPGLGTAILLAGRSYQSADLFAGIALLGLIGLVTNALLQRCEAHLLRWRS
- a CDS encoding ABC transporter permease codes for the protein MASIAELLTNGVLLTRTLQTIVSAGVGLCYGALLGLAGGLLLGVSPNAARLLNWPIELLRPMPSVALIPLSMMAFGFGVKMESAIVGFATFWPVLILAQSAIAGVDRRLLEVADVLQLGTAQRVFKIFLPAAAPRLIVALRLAIGLALVVAVTVEIVANPQGLGYGLVTSQTALKPADMLAYLFWVGLLGWLLNSALVAVQRHLLAGLGVGNALAKEAR
- a CDS encoding ABC transporter ATP-binding protein, with amino-acid sequence MFDRISFKIPSGKFACVIGPSGCGKTTVLRVAAGLVAPSSGTIDFGGAPLAGPRRDMAVVFQDYGRALLPWRNVYANVSLALEAAKVPMSERADRIHALLKTVGLRDHAKKFPSQMSGGMQQRVQIARCLAQEPRLLLMDEPFGALDAMTRQSLQDEILAIAAERHITVMFVTHDLEEAIYLGDEVIALASHPSRIERIVDAPLPRPRHQLTTREDPEFLRMRRELYGLMQGEHA
- a CDS encoding NIPSNAP family protein, whose amino-acid sequence is MHAEFLNPTNHLANQMIFHLATIECVPGSVAAVLGALEKALARRKAASLIGCWVAEVGLLNEIAVLRSFRSAEAMEAEPLGGAELRFPADAATKVVAVQQDAYASFPGIEPVVKGELGRFYEIRTYHLNEDPESLPASIASWQAAVPDRISLSPLVIVMHALAEPKRIVHIWPYTSLDQRQAVRADALAKGWWPPRGSLQWMKRAQTAIYVPAPFSPLQ
- a CDS encoding ABC transporter substrate-binding protein, producing MRSRVLAFLASVAVGHCIYAPPASAQQKVVLGHVATAEIAGAFAASAEGYFKEAGVPVELQLIPLNPSMPPALQSEAVQIATITTTTFLQAVDGGLDLVIIAEGSVGAKTSKNFAVFARNGSGIQKAQDFLGKKVGFPVSARSSTYGFASG